From one Thunnus maccoyii chromosome 6, fThuMac1.1, whole genome shotgun sequence genomic stretch:
- the calm3a gene encoding calmodulin 3a (phosphorylase kinase, delta): MADQLTEEQIAEFKEAFSLFDKDGDGTITTKELGTVMRSLGQNPTEAELQDMINEVDADGNGTIDFPEFLTMMARKMKDTDSEEEIREAFRVFDKDGNGYISAAELRHVMTNLGEKLTDEEVDEMIREADIDGDGQVNYEEFVQMMTAK, encoded by the exons ATG GCTGATCAGCTGACTGAAGAGCAGATTGCTG AGTTCAAGGAGGCATTCTCGCTGTTTGACAAGGATGGTGATGGAACCATCACTACCAAGGAGCTTGGGACTGTGATGCGCTCTCTGGGACAGAACCCCACTGAGGCTGAGCTACAGGACATGATCAATGAGGTGGATGCTGATG GTAATGGTACAATTGATTTTCCTGAGTTCCTGACCATGATGGCCAGGAAGATGAAGGATACAGACAGTGAGGAGGAGATCAGAGAAGCCTTCAGAGTCTTTGACAAG GATGGTAACGGCTACATCAGTGCAGCAGAGCTACGGCACGTCATGACCAACTTGGGGGAGAAGCTCACTGATGAAGAGGTGGACGAAATGATTCGTGAAGCTGACATTGACGGCGATGGTCAAGTCAACTATGAGG aGTTCGTCCAGATGATGACTGCCAAGTGA